A genomic region of Peromyscus eremicus chromosome 19, PerEre_H2_v1, whole genome shotgun sequence contains the following coding sequences:
- the Mro gene encoding protein maestro isoform X1: protein MKPQPGKISLSHHIWRSAGTECLPRGPGPASSPTTADPHVTASPGASFMEQTQRLLSQPPPIPTSQPKKKRMPVKSFFSKVSWKLRLQKREPLKNAFFILAEKARDPNAIKRHLAMRCLGTMACEAPDKQVRKYKKAFLDLLVHGLYDPVSSEVIHESVKTLTIMLGKIQGQGLGSFFIDITLQTRTLLDDENDSVRYSAFVLFGQLAAFAGRKWKKFFAHQVNQTQDSLLTHLQDKSPQVAKACKTTVRACVPFLKLRKEQSFQSEEDQRNPRLSRQLSHYHPEVLLFFYANKIL, encoded by the exons TTGGCGATCAGCTGGAACAGAGTGCCTCCCGAGGGGTCCCGGACCAGCCTCCAGCCCCACAACAGCAGATCCTCACGTGACAGCCTCCCCAGGAGCCAG tttcatggagcaaacacagagactcctGAGCcagccccctcccatccccacttCCCAGCCCAAGAAGAAAAGGATGCCAGTGAAATCTTTCTTTTCCAAG GTCTCTTGGAAACTGAGGTTGCAGAAGCGGGAGCCTTTGAAGAATGCGTTTTTCATCTTGGCAGAAAAAGCCCGGGATCCTAATGCTATAAAGCGCCATCTGGCAATGAGATGCCTGGGCACCATGGCCTGTGAAGCCCCTGACAAG CAGGTAAGAAAGTACAAGAAAGCTTTCCTTGACCTCCTGGTGCATGGGCTGTACGATCCTGTGAGTTCTGAAGTTATCCACGAGAGTGTGAAGACTCTGACCATCATGCTGGGCAAGATCCAGGGCCAAGGCCTGGGCTCCTTCTTCATAGACATCACCCTTCAGACCAGGACTTTATTGGATGAT GAGAATGACAGTGTGCGGTACTCGGCCTTTGTTCTGTTTGGGCAACTGGCTGCATTTGctgggaggaaatggaagaaattTTTCGCCCACCAGGTTAACCAGACACAAGATTCCCTCCTGACCCATTTACAGGACAAAAGCCCTCAGGTTGCCAAG GCTTGCAAAACGACGGTTCGAGCCTGTGTTCCATTTCTGAAACTCAGGAAGGAGCAGAGTTTCCAAAGTGAAGAAGATCAGAGGAACCCCAGGCTTTCCCGGCAGCTG AGCCATTATCATCCTGAGGTCCTGCTGTTCTTCTATGCCAATAAGATCCTATAA
- the Mro gene encoding protein maestro isoform X3, with protein MKPQPGKISLSHHIWRSAGTECLPRGPGPASSPTTADPHVTASPGASFMEQTQRLLSQPPPIPTSQPKKKRMPVKSFFSKQVRKYKKAFLDLLVHGLYDPVSSEVIHESVKTLTIMLGKIQGQGLGSFFIDITLQTRTLLDDENDSVRYSAFVLFGQLAAFAGRKWKKFFAHQVNQTQDSLLTHLQDKSPQVAKACKTTVRACVPFLKLRKEQSFQSEEDQRNPRLSRQLSHYHPEVLLFFYANKIL; from the exons TTGGCGATCAGCTGGAACAGAGTGCCTCCCGAGGGGTCCCGGACCAGCCTCCAGCCCCACAACAGCAGATCCTCACGTGACAGCCTCCCCAGGAGCCAG tttcatggagcaaacacagagactcctGAGCcagccccctcccatccccacttCCCAGCCCAAGAAGAAAAGGATGCCAGTGAAATCTTTCTTTTCCAAG CAGGTAAGAAAGTACAAGAAAGCTTTCCTTGACCTCCTGGTGCATGGGCTGTACGATCCTGTGAGTTCTGAAGTTATCCACGAGAGTGTGAAGACTCTGACCATCATGCTGGGCAAGATCCAGGGCCAAGGCCTGGGCTCCTTCTTCATAGACATCACCCTTCAGACCAGGACTTTATTGGATGAT GAGAATGACAGTGTGCGGTACTCGGCCTTTGTTCTGTTTGGGCAACTGGCTGCATTTGctgggaggaaatggaagaaattTTTCGCCCACCAGGTTAACCAGACACAAGATTCCCTCCTGACCCATTTACAGGACAAAAGCCCTCAGGTTGCCAAG GCTTGCAAAACGACGGTTCGAGCCTGTGTTCCATTTCTGAAACTCAGGAAGGAGCAGAGTTTCCAAAGTGAAGAAGATCAGAGGAACCCCAGGCTTTCCCGGCAGCTG AGCCATTATCATCCTGAGGTCCTGCTGTTCTTCTATGCCAATAAGATCCTATAA
- the Mro gene encoding protein maestro isoform X2: MEQTQRLLSQPPPIPTSQPKKKRMPVKSFFSKVSWKLRLQKREPLKNAFFILAEKARDPNAIKRHLAMRCLGTMACEAPDKQVRKYKKAFLDLLVHGLYDPVSSEVIHESVKTLTIMLGKIQGQGLGSFFIDITLQTRTLLDDENDSVRYSAFVLFGQLAAFAGRKWKKFFAHQVNQTQDSLLTHLQDKSPQVAKACKTTVRACVPFLKLRKEQSFQSEEDQRNPRLSRQLSHYHPEVLLFFYANKIL; encoded by the exons atggagcaaacacagagactcctGAGCcagccccctcccatccccacttCCCAGCCCAAGAAGAAAAGGATGCCAGTGAAATCTTTCTTTTCCAAG GTCTCTTGGAAACTGAGGTTGCAGAAGCGGGAGCCTTTGAAGAATGCGTTTTTCATCTTGGCAGAAAAAGCCCGGGATCCTAATGCTATAAAGCGCCATCTGGCAATGAGATGCCTGGGCACCATGGCCTGTGAAGCCCCTGACAAG CAGGTAAGAAAGTACAAGAAAGCTTTCCTTGACCTCCTGGTGCATGGGCTGTACGATCCTGTGAGTTCTGAAGTTATCCACGAGAGTGTGAAGACTCTGACCATCATGCTGGGCAAGATCCAGGGCCAAGGCCTGGGCTCCTTCTTCATAGACATCACCCTTCAGACCAGGACTTTATTGGATGAT GAGAATGACAGTGTGCGGTACTCGGCCTTTGTTCTGTTTGGGCAACTGGCTGCATTTGctgggaggaaatggaagaaattTTTCGCCCACCAGGTTAACCAGACACAAGATTCCCTCCTGACCCATTTACAGGACAAAAGCCCTCAGGTTGCCAAG GCTTGCAAAACGACGGTTCGAGCCTGTGTTCCATTTCTGAAACTCAGGAAGGAGCAGAGTTTCCAAAGTGAAGAAGATCAGAGGAACCCCAGGCTTTCCCGGCAGCTG AGCCATTATCATCCTGAGGTCCTGCTGTTCTTCTATGCCAATAAGATCCTATAA